A window of the Arachis duranensis cultivar V14167 chromosome 5, aradu.V14167.gnm2.J7QH, whole genome shotgun sequence genome harbors these coding sequences:
- the LOC107489016 gene encoding uncharacterized protein LOC107489016 isoform X2, with translation MVEIVTAAGIIKVGAAAAVPDCFKIDVVTVPVDAAATVLGCSRIITAEIRNEMGDVLFKLCDCDIEAQRAGCLLKKILQVIELRVSHQAESIKNQNNIFKAREEKYQSRINALETLAAGATEENKICDLVAVARFLIATLIIPEIQESTRSKGISS, from the exons ATGGTTGAAATTGTCACTGCTGCGGGCATAATCAAAGTTGGTGCCGCTGCCGCCGTTCCAGATTGCTTTAAAATTGATGTTGTTACTGTTCCAGTTGATGCGGCTGCCACTGTCCTTGGTTGCAGTAGGATTATCACTGCTGAAATTAGAAACGAAATGGGGGATGTCTTGTTCAAATTATGCGATTGCGACATCGAG GCTCAACGTGCAGGTTGCCTGTTGAAGAAAATTCTGCAAGTCATTGAGTTGCGTGTTTCACATCAAGCAGAAAgcataaaaaat CAAAACAATATTTTCAAGGCTCGTGAGGAGAAGTACCAATCAAGAATAAATGCACTTGAAACTCTTGCGGCTGGGGCCACTGAAGAGAATAAG ATCTGTGATCTGGTTGCTGTTGCTAGGTTTTTAATTGCAACTCTCATAATTCCTGAAATTCAAGAAAGTACTCGCTCAAAAGGAATTAG TTCATAG
- the LOC107489016 gene encoding uncharacterized protein LOC107489016 isoform X1 produces the protein MVEIVTAAGIIKVGAAAAVPDCFKIDVVTVPVDAAATVLGCSRIITAEIRNEMGDVLFKLCDCDIEAQRAGCLLKKILQVIELRVSHQAESIKNQNNIFKAREEKYQSRINALETLAAGATEENKICDLVAVARFLIATLIIPEIQESTRSKGIRRSDGKEKKK, from the exons ATGGTTGAAATTGTCACTGCTGCGGGCATAATCAAAGTTGGTGCCGCTGCCGCCGTTCCAGATTGCTTTAAAATTGATGTTGTTACTGTTCCAGTTGATGCGGCTGCCACTGTCCTTGGTTGCAGTAGGATTATCACTGCTGAAATTAGAAACGAAATGGGGGATGTCTTGTTCAAATTATGCGATTGCGACATCGAG GCTCAACGTGCAGGTTGCCTGTTGAAGAAAATTCTGCAAGTCATTGAGTTGCGTGTTTCACATCAAGCAGAAAgcataaaaaat CAAAACAATATTTTCAAGGCTCGTGAGGAGAAGTACCAATCAAGAATAAATGCACTTGAAACTCTTGCGGCTGGGGCCACTGAAGAGAATAAG ATCTGTGATCTGGTTGCTGTTGCTAGGTTTTTAATTGCAACTCTCATAATTCCTGAAATTCAAGAAAGTACTCGCTCAAAAGGAATTAG AAGGTCTGAtggaaaggagaagaaaaaatga
- the LOC107489016 gene encoding uncharacterized protein LOC107489016 isoform X3, with protein sequence MVEIVTAAGIIKVGAAAAVPDCFKIDVVTVPVDAAATVLGCSRIITAEIRNEMGDVLFKLCDCDIEQNNIFKAREEKYQSRINALETLAAGATEENKICDLVAVARFLIATLIIPEIQESTRSKGIRRSDGKEKKK encoded by the exons ATGGTTGAAATTGTCACTGCTGCGGGCATAATCAAAGTTGGTGCCGCTGCCGCCGTTCCAGATTGCTTTAAAATTGATGTTGTTACTGTTCCAGTTGATGCGGCTGCCACTGTCCTTGGTTGCAGTAGGATTATCACTGCTGAAATTAGAAACGAAATGGGGGATGTCTTGTTCAAATTATGCGATTGCGACATCGAG CAAAACAATATTTTCAAGGCTCGTGAGGAGAAGTACCAATCAAGAATAAATGCACTTGAAACTCTTGCGGCTGGGGCCACTGAAGAGAATAAG ATCTGTGATCTGGTTGCTGTTGCTAGGTTTTTAATTGCAACTCTCATAATTCCTGAAATTCAAGAAAGTACTCGCTCAAAAGGAATTAG AAGGTCTGAtggaaaggagaagaaaaaatga